The following are encoded in a window of Rosa chinensis cultivar Old Blush chromosome 4, RchiOBHm-V2, whole genome shotgun sequence genomic DNA:
- the LOC112199189 gene encoding disease resistance protein RPV1, translating into MFMTHIKELPSSITYFTSLRELILPETHIKELPLSIGDLTSLVELNVSKTPIRELPSSIGDLTSLDELDVSETLIEELPSSIGDLTFLKRLNLSKTPIRELPSSITNVPHGVYGGLQHLEYLNLSWCPKLVTFPRSSFDSLPACISKFSRLESLDLSGCKRLRDISELPPNIRGINLDDCVSLERFSKLSNILEQKDTPGHLRSMNLSNCNRLMDNLGMDVVSKMAKALLNQLVRAGFELIPNNILV; encoded by the exons atgtttatg ACTCACATCAAAGAATTGCCTTCATCAATTACGTATTTCACTTCTTTAAGAGAATTGATTCTGCCTGAGACTCACATCAAAGAATTGCCTCTATCAATTGGGGATCTCACGTCCTTGGTGGAATTGAACGTTTCTAAAACTCCCATCAGAGAATTGCCTTCATCAATTGGGGATCTCACTTCCTTGGACGAATTGGACGTGTCTGAAACTCTCATCGAAGAATTGCCTTCATCAATTGGGGATCTGACTTTCTTGAAACGATTGAACCTTTCTAAAACTCCCATCAGAGAATTGCCTTCATCAATTACAAATGTGCCGCACGGTGTTTACGGAGGGCTCCAGCATCTGGAATATCTCAACCTCTCTTGGTGCCCAAAACTGGTGACATTTCCAA GAAGCAGTTTTGATAGTCTTCCGGCATGCATCAGCAAATTCAGCAGGTTGGAATCTCTTGATTTAAGTGGTTGCAAGAGGCTTCGAGACATTTCAGAACTTCCACCAAATATACGAGGAATAAACCTGGATGATTGCGTATCGTTGGAAAGGTTTTCAAAATTGTCAAATATACTGGAACAGAAAGACACTCCGGGACATCTTCGAAGTATGAACTTGTCTAATTGCAATAGACTGATGGATAATCTTGGCATGGACGTGGTGTCGAAGATGGCAAAAGCATTGCTTAATCAG CTGGTGCGTGCCGGCTTTGAATTGATTCCTAATAACATCCTCGTGTGA